A genomic window from Carassius gibelio isolate Cgi1373 ecotype wild population from Czech Republic chromosome A11, carGib1.2-hapl.c, whole genome shotgun sequence includes:
- the LOC128022583 gene encoding signal peptidase complex subunit 1 has translation MLSAFKSIPTDMDYKGQKLAEQIFQGVILVSAVIGFIYGLFVQQFGWTVYIMLAGFTVSCFLTLPPWPMYRRNPLKWQPAVPEASGENRDKPQESQKKKKHK, from the exons ATGCTTTCAGCGTTTAAATCCATTCCGACGGATATG GACTATAAAGGACAGAAACTTGCAGAGCAGATTTTCCAAGGAGTCATTCTGGTGTCAGCG GTGATCGGCTTCATCTATGGCTTATTTGTTCAACAGTTTGGATGGACGGTTTATATAATGCTGGCTGGATTCACAGTGTCATGTTTT CTCACCCTGCCTCCCTGGCCGATGTACAGAAGAAATCCTCTGAAGTGGCAGCCGGCGGTGCCCGAGGCATCTGGAGAAAACCGTGACAAACCTCAAGAGagccagaagaagaagaagcacaaGTGA